The stretch of DNA taCCGAATTTCAAGTATAAATGAGCATACCAAGcaatcaatatcatattttttggTCAACTGATTTTGCTCGCAATGCTCGATTTCAATTCATCGAATAAAATATTAAGAAGCTACATTTATAAATTAAACGATgagataatatatttaattaaattatagaCATATAATTAAGTAAAAATGGTAATTTAAATACTTATACATCTGATCAATTATCTatgtaatattaattttatactCGGCCGGCGTTGGaatatcaaaatataatattagtaataaataatattttttatatattataagaaatttaattaaaaaaattagaaataacTACAACACaccaaaattttcaatatttcgAAAAACATGACAAGAATTGGAGCTCTCATCATGACAATTCAAAtagtaatatataaatttaaattataaagaCATATAAATATAGCCATATAGGTATTTCCAGCCGTGTGGTGAATTTCTTTCAAACATAAAATGATTGCGCCAAAAAAATAGAAAAGGTTAAAATAAAAAGGTTTAATTATACTTTATGAAAAAATTACATCAATTTTATtggaataaaaattttaaagaaatttgCAATTTCAATTAACGTTGAAtgattttcttcaaaaatttgagTTTTGATTGATCAATGGAAGAGTATGCATTAATCTAATAAGTCGATCGTGTCGATGATGAAAAGGACGACGTTAAAAGTCGAGCTGCAAAATAGTTAGTTAGATAAATCGCATTGAACAAGTCATATGCGATATACTTGTTCAAAAAATGTTGGCAAGAGAAATCGAATTTTcgataattaacaaaaaaaagaaTTATATAGAATATTGGGAAAAATATTTAAGATATAACATATTCAAGTTTCACGTAATAATAATATTGTAGCACTGCAATTAACTTAAATATGATGAACTCGATCTATTGCTGGAGCAAGGCTATTAAATGAAAAAACTAAAAACATTATATTTcttgtaaatatattttaaaacttacatacttgaaaaacaaaaatactaagtgattaattaattaaaatcataattattcttttaacaaaaatatagtaaatATCAGTATTCAGACAAAAAAATTGATCATTTTCGACGTACGAGCTACAAATTTGTAACACTGTAatctatataaaatatttacttataaaatataaatttaatctatttaaattgattttgtACCAATAAAATTAGTTTATGCTTTAACAATGAAATCGTGTTTGAAAATGGACATGGATGGGGGGCATCGCAAGAAGCAGAGAGAgagatatttatattttattattattaattgttAGTATTAATTATAAGAAGTTGTTCTTTCTCATTCTCTCTTTCAAAAAGGAGAAGAAAAGCACTCTTCCGGAGGGACAAAGAGATAGAAAAAGAAGGACGAAAGGGATAAAAAGAGAATAATTGATCGAGGGCACTGTTttttaagtaatatttttttgatttaTATTCAACAGGAGAAgaaagagaagaagaaaacGATGCGTGAGGGGTTCCCACCCTTTACAGTCTGAAACCATAACAGGTATGTCCATGTTTACATGAACAAATAAAAAGCTGATATTTTCGTATCTgtgaatgaaaatattttccgagttatttaatttatttcttgGATCAATTTTCTTTAATGAGataaatatacaaaattaatGGCAGATTGAGCTGATGCAAAAGGGGGGACCGGGCTGGAGTACTGAGTGAAGTGTTTGACTGAACAAGAGATTgcgaagaagaagatgatgatgatggaggaggagaagaagaagatagGGATATAAATATTATAGAAACGCGGGTTTTGACCAAGAAATTATAGCTAAATTCTATGTCCCAAGATTATCATCAAGGAGTTTTTAGTTTCTTTAATGGATTCGAGAGATCATCAGTACCGCAACAAGATAAGCTTAGGATTCAAGAGTTCGGACACTGTATGGAAGACGAAGGATCGGGTGGAATACCGGCGTACGAAACAGGCGGTATGCTCTCAGAAATGTTCAAATACTTCCCACCAGGCGAAACCACGACGGCTACCGAATTGATGGAGAATCAGACATCTGGGAGCTACGGGGATACGAGGCCATCTCTCGCCGGAGTGGATACCACCGGGGATTGGTTTCTGAACCGTCAAGAAGTGGTGGTGGGCGGTGGTTTAGTCAGCCCTTTGGTGGATTCCAAGAATCAGATTTCAAGCATTAACGCGGATCCAACGGCAGTCATGCAGCTTTTTCTGATGAATCCACAACAACAAAGGTCACCTTCCTCATCTCCTTCTGATCCTCCCACTGTTTCCGCTTCTTCCACTCTCCACATGCTACTTCCAGACCCATCTTCAAATCCCCCCACACTCCTTGGATTTCACAACGCGGCCGCCGGAGGGGCTTTTGGTCAAATGACGTGGGAACAAGACAGCCGAAATGGAATCAACCTGAATCATAATACTTCAGGAGTTTTAGAAGGGCGAGGGCTTTCTTTATCCTTATCATCTTCATTACAGCACTTGGAGGCGTCCAAAGGTGATAATTTAAGAATGCAGGCCGGAAATGGTGACGTGATCCTTGTCGGACATACCGGAGTGTCAGCTCCTCCACATTATCAGCTCAAGAACCCGGATGCCGGCTGCGGGTTATACCATTTTCACTGTGAAGTTGATCATACCCGCCAGATGCAAGTAGGCCCTTTTGGAGCATTCCACATACTGAAAAATTCCAAGTACACAAGGTCAGCGCAAGCGTTGTTAGAAGAGTTCTGCAGCGTCGGTTTTGGTCATCTCAAGAAAAATAAACGCACCAAACAGAATAACAATGCAAACCCAATTAGTCCCGACCAACACGCCGGCGCCACCAGCGACGGCGGCGGTGGGAATTCTTCATCTAAGCCAAAAGAACCCCCTCCACCGTCAGCTTCCGACAGGCTCGAGCATCAGAGAAGAAAGGTCAAACTATTATCTATGCTTGACGAGGTA from Primulina tabacum isolate GXHZ01 chromosome 3, ASM2559414v2, whole genome shotgun sequence encodes:
- the LOC142539627 gene encoding BEL1-like homeodomain protein 2 yields the protein MSQDYHQGVFSFFNGFERSSVPQQDKLRIQEFGHCMEDEGSGGIPAYETGGMLSEMFKYFPPGETTTATELMENQTSGSYGDTRPSLAGVDTTGDWFLNRQEVVVGGGLVSPLVDSKNQISSINADPTAVMQLFLMNPQQQRSPSSSPSDPPTVSASSTLHMLLPDPSSNPPTLLGFHNAAAGGAFGQMTWEQDSRNGINLNHNTSGVLEGRGLSLSLSSSLQHLEASKGDNLRMQAGNGDVILVGHTGVSAPPHYQLKNPDAGCGLYHFHCEVDHTRQMQVGPFGAFHILKNSKYTRSAQALLEEFCSVGFGHLKKNKRTKQNNNANPISPDQHAGATSDGGGGNSSSKPKEPPPPSASDRLEHQRRKVKLLSMLDEVDSKYSHYCEQMQMVMNSFDTVMGSGAAAPYTSLAQKAMSKHFRGLKEAISAQLKLSREILGEKDAAGTSGLTKGETPRLRILEQSLRQHRGIHQMGLMEQEAWRPQRGLPDRSVNVLRAWLFEHFLNPYPSDADKHLLARQTGLSRNQVSNWFINARVRLWKPMVEEMYQKESKEDSEEQEQDQSSNTPVCNDILKTPTPHADSFSSSAAGMTPPLPSATNLASISLAEISLPEVNISARTCHHASYVCSADNYGTINHPLNGGIGSTLTRLGTSAGDVVSLTLGLRHTGNLPEKRQFRLENLGDIVN